In the genome of Streptomyces sp. NBC_00190, one region contains:
- a CDS encoding DEDDh family exonuclease, protein MTMLDDRTTAETTWPTAYPQGYAVVDVETTGLARDDRIVSAAVYRLDAQGNVEDHWYTLVNPQRDPGPVWIHGLTSEVLAGAPLFKDIAEEFAGRLADRVLVAHNAIFDWQMIAREYARAAETAPVRQRLCTIALSKELNLPLPNHKLESLAAHFGVVQQRAHHALDDARVLAEAFRPSLHAAAQGGVRLPLLECRPLTEWSDSPVTPRVGYQASYGSGSWRPSRKRPPCPHPNPGRFEDGKPLKQGMRIAFSGDTSVDRELLEDRAVEAGLHVATSVSRLTSLLVTNDPDSATSKTVKAKSFGTPVVDEAAFTQLLRDVAAAED, encoded by the coding sequence GTGACCATGCTCGACGACCGTACGACCGCAGAGACGACGTGGCCGACCGCGTACCCACAGGGGTACGCGGTCGTCGACGTGGAGACCACCGGGCTCGCTCGCGACGACCGGATAGTCTCCGCCGCCGTCTACCGGCTCGACGCGCAGGGCAATGTGGAGGACCACTGGTACACCCTGGTCAACCCGCAGCGGGATCCGGGGCCGGTGTGGATCCACGGTCTGACGAGTGAGGTGCTGGCCGGCGCCCCGCTGTTCAAGGACATCGCCGAGGAGTTCGCCGGCCGGCTCGCGGACCGGGTGCTGGTCGCGCACAACGCCATCTTCGACTGGCAGATGATCGCCCGCGAGTACGCGCGGGCCGCCGAGACCGCGCCGGTCCGTCAGCGGCTGTGCACCATCGCCCTGTCGAAGGAACTGAACCTCCCGCTGCCCAACCACAAGCTGGAGTCGCTCGCCGCGCACTTCGGCGTGGTCCAGCAGCGCGCGCACCACGCGCTCGACGACGCCCGGGTGCTGGCGGAGGCGTTCCGCCCGTCCCTGCACGCGGCCGCGCAGGGCGGCGTACGGCTGCCGCTGCTGGAGTGCCGGCCGCTGACGGAGTGGTCGGACTCCCCCGTCACCCCGCGCGTCGGCTACCAGGCCTCGTACGGGAGCGGCAGCTGGCGGCCCTCGCGCAAGCGGCCCCCGTGCCCGCACCCGAACCCGGGCCGGTTCGAGGACGGCAAGCCGCTGAAGCAGGGGATGCGGATCGCCTTCTCCGGCGACACCTCGGTGGACCGGGAGCTGCTGGAGGACCGCGCGGTGGAGGCGGGCCTGCACGTCGCGACGAGCGTGTCGCGCCTCACCAGCCTGCTGGTGACGAACGATCCCGACTCGGCGACCTCGAAGACGGTCAAGGCGAAGTCCTTCGGCACGCCCGTCGTCGACGAGGCGGCCTTCACCCAGCTGCTGCGGGACGTGGCGGCGGCCGAGGACTGA
- a CDS encoding SURF1 family cytochrome oxidase biogenesis protein: MYRFVLTRQWVCLTLVTLALIPAMIKLGFWQFHRHEHRVAQNELIAANLRAKPAPVTEVTSPGHQVPRADFWRTVTATGAYDSAHEVVVRMRTSADDKVGFHVVTPLVLADGRVVLVNRGWVPGGDDPRAYPPVPAAPSGEVTVTGRLKADETSGGSGIKDRKGLPDRQVMLINSAQQAQYLGRPVLGGYLELDGPAPSGGSPEAVPEPDHDSIGPHMAYAVQWWLFAAAVPVGWLVLVRREKREREEEAAAAGEPGTGAQREPATA; this comes from the coding sequence GTGTACCGCTTTGTGCTGACCCGGCAGTGGGTGTGCCTCACCCTCGTCACCCTCGCCCTCATCCCCGCGATGATCAAGCTGGGGTTCTGGCAGTTCCACCGCCATGAGCACCGGGTCGCCCAGAACGAGCTGATCGCCGCGAACCTGAGGGCGAAGCCGGCACCCGTGACCGAGGTCACCTCCCCGGGCCACCAGGTGCCCCGCGCGGACTTCTGGCGGACGGTCACCGCGACCGGTGCGTACGACTCCGCGCACGAGGTCGTCGTGCGGATGCGGACCTCGGCCGACGACAAGGTCGGCTTCCACGTCGTGACCCCGCTCGTCCTGGCCGACGGCCGGGTGGTGCTGGTGAACCGCGGCTGGGTGCCGGGCGGCGACGACCCCCGCGCGTACCCGCCGGTGCCGGCCGCGCCATCGGGCGAGGTCACCGTGACCGGCCGGCTGAAGGCCGACGAGACCAGCGGCGGCAGCGGCATCAAGGACCGCAAGGGCCTGCCGGACCGTCAGGTGATGCTGATCAACAGCGCGCAGCAGGCGCAGTACCTGGGCAGGCCCGTCCTCGGCGGCTACCTGGAACTCGACGGCCCGGCCCCCTCCGGCGGCAGCCCGGAGGCCGTCCCCGAGCCCGACCACGACTCGATCGGCCCCCACATGGCGTACGCCGTCCAGTGGTGGCTGTTCGCGGCCGCGGTGCCGGTGGGCTGGCTGGTCCTCGTACGGCGTGAGAAGCGCGAGCGCGAGGAGGAGGCCGCGGCGGCCGGCGAACCCGGAACCGGCGCTCAGCGGGAGCCGGCGACGGCGTAG
- a CDS encoding SDR family oxidoreductase, whose protein sequence is MDLGLKDRVYIVTGATRGLGLASARELTADGAKVVLTGRDEKRAADAAASLGPNAVGVAADNSDPEAAGRLVETARERFGRFDGILISVGGPAPGLAADNTDEQWSAAFESVFLGAVRLARAAAAELGAGGVIGFVLSGSVHEPIPGLTISNGLRPGLAGFAKSLSVDLGPRGIRVVGLLPARIDTDRVRELDALSGDAAAARAGNESRIPLRRYGTPEEFGRTAAFLLSPAASYLTGVMVPVDGGSRHGF, encoded by the coding sequence ATGGATCTTGGACTGAAGGACCGTGTCTACATCGTCACCGGGGCCACGCGCGGCCTCGGCCTCGCCTCCGCCCGGGAACTGACCGCCGACGGCGCGAAGGTCGTTCTGACGGGCCGGGACGAGAAGCGGGCGGCCGACGCCGCCGCCTCGCTCGGCCCGAACGCGGTCGGTGTGGCGGCCGACAACTCCGACCCGGAAGCGGCCGGACGCCTCGTCGAGACCGCGCGCGAGCGCTTCGGACGCTTCGACGGCATCCTCATCAGCGTCGGCGGCCCGGCCCCGGGCCTCGCGGCGGACAACACCGACGAGCAGTGGTCCGCCGCCTTCGAGTCGGTCTTCCTCGGCGCGGTCCGCCTCGCGCGGGCGGCCGCCGCCGAGCTGGGCGCGGGCGGGGTCATCGGCTTCGTCCTGTCGGGCTCGGTGCACGAGCCGATCCCCGGCCTGACCATTTCCAACGGTCTGCGCCCGGGCCTGGCCGGCTTCGCCAAGTCCCTCTCGGTGGACCTCGGCCCGCGCGGGATCCGGGTCGTGGGCCTGCTCCCGGCGCGGATCGACACCGACCGCGTACGCGAGCTGGACGCGCTGTCCGGGGACGCGGCTGCGGCGCGGGCCGGGAACGAGTCCCGCATCCCGCTGCGGCGTTACGGCACCCCGGAGGAGTTCGGCCGCACGGCGGCGTTCCTGCTCTCCCCCGCGGCCTCGTACCTGACGGGCGTCATGGTGCCGGTCGACGGCGGCTCCCGGCACGGTTTCTGA
- the amaP gene encoding alkaline shock response membrane anchor protein AmaP, which yields MLGVVNRILLAAAGLVLLAAGAAVLTASWPLGGRHAPLLTQEARRRYWHAEGWWGWVVLAGLVLGVLLALWWLLSQLRRSRLRAVVVDTGDGAFAVLRGPALEEAVAAEAGALDGVARCRVALRGRRGAPALRVALELEPHAVPADALAALAGPVLTHARASAGLAGLPTEARLKVTSHRAQRVT from the coding sequence ATGCTCGGGGTGGTGAACCGGATCCTGCTGGCGGCGGCCGGCCTGGTCCTGCTGGCGGCCGGGGCCGCGGTGCTCACGGCGTCCTGGCCCCTGGGCGGCCGGCACGCCCCGCTGCTGACGCAGGAGGCCCGGCGCCGGTACTGGCACGCCGAGGGCTGGTGGGGGTGGGTGGTGCTCGCGGGCCTCGTGCTGGGCGTGCTGCTGGCGCTGTGGTGGCTGCTGTCCCAGCTGAGGCGCTCCCGGCTGCGGGCCGTGGTCGTCGACACCGGGGACGGGGCGTTCGCCGTGCTGCGGGGGCCCGCCCTGGAGGAGGCGGTGGCCGCGGAGGCCGGCGCCCTGGACGGGGTCGCCCGCTGCCGGGTCGCGCTGCGCGGCAGGCGGGGGGCGCCTGCGCTGCGGGTCGCACTGGAACTCGAACCCCACGCGGTCCCGGCCGACGCCCTGGCCGCCCTCGCGGGCCCGGTCCTGACCCACGCCCGCGCCTCGGCGGGCCTCGCCGGACTGCCGACGGAGGCCCGCCTGAAGGTGACGTCGCACCGGGCCCAGCGGGTGACGTAG
- a CDS encoding DUF6286 domain-containing protein: MTDSDRAPEAPRAPRAHRFRSARRVPAALTALAVLAVAGLFLYDLAAVRSGRPGMEWRRELADQLDRHTPADPGVLLVGGVLAVAGAVLLLLALAPGRRGILPMRTPDPAAGVRAGLGRKDAAQVLRDRAMEVSGVRSVRVRVGRSHIGVRATSHFRELDDVRADLDAVLAVGIGELGLAHPPQPRVRVRR, from the coding sequence GTGACGGACTCCGACCGGGCCCCCGAAGCCCCCCGCGCTCCCCGGGCGCACCGGTTCCGCTCCGCCCGCCGCGTCCCCGCCGCGCTCACCGCCCTCGCCGTACTGGCAGTGGCGGGGCTGTTCCTGTACGACCTGGCCGCCGTACGGTCCGGCCGGCCGGGGATGGAGTGGCGCCGCGAGCTCGCCGACCAGCTGGACCGGCACACCCCGGCCGACCCGGGCGTACTGCTGGTCGGCGGAGTCCTCGCCGTCGCCGGGGCGGTGCTCCTGCTGCTGGCGCTCGCTCCCGGGCGGCGCGGGATCCTCCCGATGCGCACCCCGGATCCGGCCGCCGGGGTACGCGCCGGGCTCGGCCGCAAGGACGCCGCGCAGGTCCTGCGGGACCGGGCGATGGAGGTGTCGGGAGTGCGGTCGGTCCGGGTCAGGGTGGGCCGCTCCCACATCGGGGTACGCGCCACCTCGCACTTCCGCGAGCTGGACGACGTACGGGCAGACCTGGACGCGGTGCTCGCCGTCGGCATCGGGGAACTGGGCCTCGCACACCCGCCGCAGCCGCGCGTACGGGTCAGGAGGTGA
- a CDS encoding Asp23/Gls24 family envelope stress response protein, which translates to MTESTSGGPGKAPADRGRTSIADGVVEKIAGLAAREVVGVHAMGSGSGLSRTFGAVRERVPGGAKASVSRGVKAEVGEVQTALDLEIVVDYGVSIRDVARAVRENVISAVERMTSLEVVEVNIAVSDVKLPDEPDEEPESRLQ; encoded by the coding sequence ATGACCGAATCCACATCGGGCGGCCCCGGCAAGGCGCCCGCCGACCGGGGCCGCACGAGCATCGCCGACGGAGTGGTCGAGAAGATCGCCGGGCTGGCCGCCCGCGAGGTGGTCGGCGTACACGCCATGGGCAGCGGCAGCGGTCTCTCCCGTACCTTCGGCGCCGTCCGCGAACGGGTCCCCGGCGGCGCGAAGGCCTCCGTCAGCCGCGGCGTGAAGGCCGAGGTCGGCGAGGTCCAGACGGCCCTCGACCTGGAGATCGTCGTCGACTACGGCGTGTCGATCCGGGACGTGGCACGGGCGGTCCGTGAGAACGTCATCTCGGCGGTCGAGCGGATGACCAGCCTGGAGGTCGTCGAGGTCAACATCGCGGTCAGCGACGTCAAGCTGCCCGATGAGCCCGACGAGGAGCCGGAGTCGCGGCTCCAGTAG
- a CDS encoding enoyl-CoA hydratase/isomerase family protein — MALLDKDGVRLTVDDSLATVTLTNPAKRNAQSPALWRALAEAGRSLPGTVRVVVLRGEGKSFSAGLDRQAFTPEGFEGEPSFLDLARGSDELLDSTIAEYQEAFTWWRRNDIISVAAVQGHAIGAGFQLALACDLRVVADDVQFAMRETSLGLVPDLAGTQPLTSLVGYARALEICATGRFVHAEEAERVGLANLVVPADELDAAVQDLTTALLAPARDAVVETKALLRDAQSRPYDDQRAAERAAQARRLRDLAGLSD; from the coding sequence ATGGCTCTGCTCGACAAGGACGGCGTACGACTCACCGTCGACGACTCGCTCGCCACGGTGACACTGACCAATCCGGCCAAGCGAAACGCCCAATCCCCCGCGCTCTGGCGGGCTTTGGCGGAGGCCGGAAGGTCGTTGCCGGGCACCGTCCGGGTCGTCGTGCTGCGCGGTGAGGGCAAGTCCTTCTCCGCCGGGCTCGACCGGCAGGCGTTCACCCCCGAGGGTTTCGAGGGCGAGCCGTCCTTCCTCGATCTGGCACGCGGTTCGGACGAACTGCTCGATTCCACCATCGCCGAGTACCAGGAGGCATTCACCTGGTGGCGGCGTAACGACATCATCTCCGTCGCCGCCGTGCAGGGGCACGCGATCGGCGCCGGCTTCCAGCTCGCGCTCGCGTGCGACCTGCGCGTGGTCGCGGACGACGTGCAGTTCGCCATGCGCGAGACCAGCCTGGGCCTGGTCCCGGACCTGGCGGGCACCCAGCCCCTCACCTCGCTGGTCGGCTACGCCCGCGCGCTGGAGATCTGCGCCACGGGCCGCTTCGTGCATGCCGAGGAGGCGGAGCGGGTCGGCCTCGCCAACCTCGTGGTGCCCGCGGACGAGCTCGACGCCGCCGTCCAGGACCTCACCACCGCGCTGCTCGCCCCCGCGCGGGACGCCGTCGTCGAGACCAAGGCGCTGCTGCGCGACGCGCAGTCGCGCCCGTACGACGACCAGCGCGCCGCCGAGCGCGCCGCCCAGGCCCGTCGGCTGCGCGACCTGGCGGGCCTGTCCGACTGA
- a CDS encoding helix-turn-helix domain-containing protein: MAETLKKGSRVTGAARDKLAADLKKKYDSGASIRALAEETGRSYGFVHRMLSESGVSLRGRGGATRGKKAATA, encoded by the coding sequence GTGGCCGAGACTCTGAAGAAGGGCAGCCGGGTAACCGGCGCCGCGCGCGACAAGCTCGCGGCAGACCTGAAGAAGAAGTACGACTCCGGTGCGAGTATCCGGGCGCTGGCCGAAGAGACCGGCCGGTCCTACGGATTCGTCCACCGGATGCTCAGTGAGTCCGGGGTCTCGCTGCGCGGTCGCGGTGGCGCGACGCGCGGTAAGAAGGCCGCCACGGCCTGA
- a CDS encoding ABC-F family ATP-binding cassette domain-containing protein, with amino-acid sequence MITATGVELRAGARVLIESASFRIAKGDRIGLVGRNGAGKTTLTKCLAGEGQPAAGSITRSGEVGYLPQDPRTGDLEVLARDRILSARGLDVLIKKMRMNEERIATGSGATREKALKQYERQETEFLTKGGYAAESEAATISAALSLPDRVLGQPLHTLSGGQRRRVELARILFSDADTLLLDEPTNHLDADSIVWLRDYLKNYRGGFVVISHDVDLVETVVNKVFYLDANRSQIDVYNMGWKLYQQQREADEKRRKRERQNAEKKAAALNSQADKMRAKATKTVAAQNMAKRAERLLSGLEAVRVSDKVAKLRFPDPAPCGKTPLTAEGLSKSYGSLEIFTDVDLAIDKGSRVVILGLNGAGKTTLLRLLAGTEKPDTGEVTPGHGLKLGYYAQEHETLDPERTVLENMRSAAPDLDLVAVRKTLGSFLFSGDDVDKPAGVLSGGEKTRLALATLVVSSANVLLLDEPTNNLDPASREEILGALRTYKGAVILVTHDEGAVEALEPERIILLPDGVEDLWGPDYRDLVALA; translated from the coding sequence GTGATCACCGCCACCGGCGTAGAGCTGCGCGCCGGCGCCCGCGTCCTCATCGAGTCCGCCTCCTTCCGCATCGCCAAGGGCGACCGCATCGGCCTGGTCGGCCGCAACGGAGCCGGCAAGACCACCCTCACCAAGTGCCTCGCGGGCGAGGGCCAGCCCGCCGCCGGCTCCATCACCCGCTCGGGTGAGGTCGGCTACCTCCCGCAGGACCCCCGCACCGGTGACCTCGAGGTCCTGGCCCGCGACCGGATCCTGTCCGCCCGCGGTCTCGACGTCCTGATCAAGAAGATGCGGATGAACGAGGAGCGCATCGCCACCGGCTCCGGCGCCACCCGCGAGAAGGCGCTCAAGCAGTACGAGCGCCAGGAGACCGAGTTCCTCACCAAGGGCGGATACGCCGCCGAGTCGGAGGCCGCGACGATCTCGGCCGCCCTCAGCCTCCCCGACCGGGTGCTCGGCCAGCCGCTGCACACCCTCTCCGGCGGTCAGCGCCGCCGCGTCGAACTCGCCCGGATCCTGTTCTCGGACGCGGACACCCTGCTCCTCGACGAGCCGACGAACCACCTCGACGCCGACTCGATCGTCTGGCTGCGGGACTACCTGAAGAACTACCGCGGCGGCTTCGTCGTGATCTCCCATGACGTCGACCTGGTCGAGACCGTCGTCAACAAGGTCTTCTACCTGGACGCCAACCGGTCCCAGATCGACGTCTACAACATGGGCTGGAAGCTCTACCAGCAGCAGCGCGAGGCCGACGAGAAGCGCCGCAAGCGCGAGCGCCAGAACGCGGAGAAGAAGGCCGCGGCCCTGAACTCGCAGGCCGACAAGATGCGCGCCAAGGCCACCAAGACCGTCGCCGCGCAGAACATGGCCAAGCGCGCCGAGCGGCTGCTGTCCGGCCTGGAGGCCGTCCGCGTCTCCGACAAGGTCGCCAAGCTGCGCTTCCCGGACCCGGCGCCCTGCGGCAAGACCCCGCTGACCGCTGAGGGCCTCTCGAAGTCCTACGGCTCGCTGGAGATCTTCACCGACGTCGACCTGGCCATCGACAAGGGCTCCCGGGTCGTCATCCTCGGCCTCAACGGCGCCGGCAAGACGACGCTGCTGCGGCTGCTCGCGGGCACCGAGAAGCCGGACACCGGCGAGGTCACCCCGGGCCACGGCCTCAAGCTCGGCTACTACGCCCAGGAGCACGAGACCCTGGACCCCGAGCGCACGGTCCTGGAGAACATGCGCTCCGCCGCGCCCGACCTGGACCTGGTCGCCGTGCGCAAGACGCTGGGCTCCTTCCTCTTCTCCGGGGACGACGTGGACAAGCCCGCCGGGGTGCTGTCCGGCGGCGAGAAGACCCGCCTGGCCCTGGCCACGCTGGTCGTCTCCTCGGCGAACGTGCTGCTGCTCGACGAGCCCACGAACAACCTGGACCCGGCCAGCCGCGAGGAGATCCTGGGCGCCCTGCGCACGTACAAGGGCGCGGTCATCCTCGTCACGCACGACGAGGGCGCGGTCGAGGCGCTGGAGCCGGAGCGGATCATCCTGCTCCCGGACGGCGTCGAGGATCTGTGGGGCCCGGACTACCGGGACCTGGTCGCCCTCGCCTGA
- a CDS encoding VOC family protein — MAGVPSICPTLVYRDAKAAIKLLTEAFGFSQVAVYEGENGSVMHAELAYGNGLVMLGSKGTGGVFDKAMGDAGPAGVYVVVEDVDAHHRRAAEHGAEILMEPTDQDYGSRDYMARDGEGNIWSFGTYAPQV, encoded by the coding sequence ATGGCAGGCGTTCCGTCCATCTGTCCCACGCTGGTCTACCGCGACGCGAAGGCGGCCATCAAGCTGCTGACCGAGGCCTTCGGCTTCAGCCAGGTCGCGGTGTACGAGGGTGAGAACGGCTCGGTGATGCACGCGGAGCTGGCCTACGGCAACGGGCTGGTGATGCTGGGCAGCAAGGGCACGGGCGGGGTCTTCGACAAGGCCATGGGCGACGCGGGGCCGGCGGGGGTCTATGTCGTGGTCGAGGACGTGGACGCCCACCACCGGCGGGCCGCCGAACACGGTGCGGAGATCCTGATGGAGCCCACCGACCAGGACTACGGCTCCCGCGACTACATGGCCCGGGACGGCGAGGGCAACATCTGGAGCTTCGGGACGTACGCGCCGCAGGTCTGA
- a CDS encoding alpha/beta hydrolase family protein produces the protein MRTATATAVAVTTTLLGAGAAAVAAGRYAADAALRPEPGRPLPGGPRLSVHSVSDGRVTLTRSLGSLRPGTYGLDAPGVHAVVGPLLPDAARDPDTVVRRLLAVTHGSLRPGTRVTLTPQVHLGNPRTALGLDHADVDVPGELGPLPAWFVPGIRDTWVITVHGLGSSREHPMAVMPFLHRYRLPVLDLAYRGDLGAPAPPDGLGHLGESEWRDLDAAIRYALRYGARRVVLHGWSTGAAMALRAAERSALADRIAGLVLDSPVLDWHTTLRALAVARGTPAAVLPLAVRAAEGRAGLRADHRAPGSDPGALRVPVLIFHGPDDTLAPWAPSRRLADARPDLVTLHTVRQAGHGAMWNADPAGYEEALRRFLTPLM, from the coding sequence GTGCGTACCGCGACAGCGACGGCAGTGGCCGTCACCACGACCCTCCTGGGCGCCGGCGCGGCCGCGGTGGCGGCCGGCCGGTATGCCGCCGACGCGGCACTGCGGCCCGAGCCCGGGCGTCCACTGCCCGGCGGACCGCGCCTGAGCGTCCACTCCGTATCCGACGGCCGGGTCACGCTGACCCGCTCGCTGGGCTCCCTGCGCCCCGGTACGTACGGACTCGACGCCCCGGGGGTGCACGCAGTCGTCGGACCCCTCCTCCCGGACGCCGCGCGCGACCCGGACACGGTCGTACGCCGGCTGCTCGCCGTCACCCACGGCAGCCTCCGCCCCGGCACCCGGGTCACCCTCACCCCCCAGGTCCACCTCGGGAACCCGCGCACCGCCCTCGGGCTCGACCACGCCGACGTGGACGTCCCCGGCGAGCTCGGCCCCCTGCCCGCCTGGTTCGTGCCCGGGATCCGCGACACCTGGGTGATCACCGTGCACGGGCTCGGCAGCAGCCGGGAGCACCCGATGGCCGTCATGCCGTTCCTGCACCGGTACCGGCTGCCCGTCCTGGACCTCGCCTACCGCGGCGATCTGGGCGCCCCCGCCCCTCCGGACGGCCTGGGCCACCTCGGTGAATCGGAGTGGCGCGACCTGGACGCCGCCATCCGCTACGCCCTGCGCTACGGCGCCCGGCGCGTGGTCCTGCACGGCTGGTCCACCGGCGCCGCCATGGCCCTGCGCGCCGCCGAGCGCTCGGCGCTCGCCGACCGGATCGCCGGGCTGGTGCTGGATTCGCCCGTACTCGACTGGCACACCACCCTGCGCGCGCTCGCCGTCGCGCGCGGCACCCCGGCCGCGGTGCTCCCGCTCGCGGTCCGGGCCGCCGAGGGCCGCGCGGGACTGCGCGCCGACCACCGGGCGCCCGGCTCGGACCCCGGCGCCCTGCGCGTTCCCGTACTGATCTTCCACGGCCCGGACGACACGCTCGCCCCCTGGGCTCCCTCCCGCCGGCTCGCCGACGCCCGCCCCGACCTCGTCACCCTGCACACCGTGCGCCAGGCCGGCCACGGGGCGATGTGGAACGCCGACCCGGCCGGGTACGAGGAGGCCCTGCGCCGCTTCCTCACCCCCCTGATGTGA
- a CDS encoding inorganic phosphate transporter produces MEHITLLLGIVIITALVFDFTNGFHDTANAMATTISTGALKPKTAVAMSAVLNLVGAFMSVEVAKTISKGLINEEGIQPEVIFAALVGAILWNLVTWLVGLPSSSSHALMGGLIGAAVASAGIGAVNGSVVVTKVLIPAIAAPIVAGVAAMLAAKVTYKLGNKVGEKTSTKGYRAGQIASASLVSLAHGTNDAQKTMGIITLALIAGGALESGANPPVWVIVSAGMAIAMGTYLGGWRIIRTMGSGLTDLHPQQGFAAQTSAASVILASSSLGFSLSTTHACSGAVMGAGLGRKGGVVRWSTATRMFIAWGLTLPAAALVSAGAELVMRSGDVGVAAVALFLVASCVAIWLISRRQVVDHHNVNDAAPAGAEEPGVVTTAMAAVTVPPTVSAAAGTTAAVTDEDLKSTIPAATPAPTTAPSPAAAV; encoded by the coding sequence ATGGAGCACATAACGCTTCTCCTCGGGATCGTGATCATTACCGCTCTCGTGTTCGACTTCACGAACGGTTTCCACGACACGGCCAACGCGATGGCCACCACCATCTCGACCGGCGCCCTCAAGCCCAAGACGGCGGTGGCCATGTCCGCCGTGCTCAACCTCGTCGGCGCGTTCATGTCCGTGGAGGTCGCCAAGACGATCTCCAAGGGCCTGATCAACGAGGAGGGCATCCAGCCGGAAGTGATCTTCGCCGCCCTGGTCGGCGCGATCCTCTGGAACCTGGTCACCTGGCTGGTCGGACTCCCCTCCAGCTCCTCCCACGCCCTGATGGGCGGCCTGATCGGTGCCGCGGTCGCCTCCGCCGGCATCGGCGCGGTCAACGGCAGCGTCGTCGTCACCAAGGTGCTGATCCCCGCGATCGCCGCTCCGATCGTGGCCGGTGTGGCCGCGATGCTGGCCGCCAAGGTCACGTACAAGCTCGGCAACAAGGTCGGCGAGAAGACCTCCACCAAGGGCTATCGCGCCGGGCAGATCGCCTCGGCGAGCCTCGTCTCCCTCGCGCACGGCACCAACGACGCGCAGAAGACGATGGGCATCATCACCCTGGCGCTCATCGCGGGCGGTGCGCTGGAGTCCGGCGCGAACCCGCCGGTCTGGGTCATCGTCTCCGCCGGCATGGCCATCGCGATGGGCACCTACCTGGGCGGCTGGCGCATCATCCGCACCATGGGCAGCGGCCTGACCGACCTGCACCCGCAGCAGGGCTTCGCCGCCCAGACCTCGGCCGCCAGCGTCATCCTGGCCTCCTCGTCCCTCGGCTTCTCCCTCTCCACCACCCACGCGTGCTCCGGCGCCGTCATGGGTGCGGGTCTGGGACGCAAGGGCGGCGTGGTCCGCTGGTCCACCGCCACCCGCATGTTCATCGCCTGGGGCCTGACCCTGCCGGCCGCGGCCCTGGTCTCCGCGGGTGCCGAGCTGGTCATGCGCTCCGGTGACGTCGGTGTCGCCGCCGTCGCGCTCTTCCTGGTCGCCTCCTGCGTCGCCATCTGGCTCATCTCCCGCCGCCAGGTCGTCGACCACCACAACGTCAACGACGCGGCGCCGGCCGGCGCCGAGGAGCCGGGTGTCGTCACCACGGCCATGGCCGCCGTCACCGTCCCGCCGACGGTCTCCGCCGCGGCCGGTACGACCGCCGCGGTGACGGACGAGGACCTGAAGTCCACCATCCCGGCCGCGACGCCGGCCCCGACGACCGCGCCGTCTCCGGCCGCCGCGGTCTGA
- a CDS encoding cobalamin biosynthesis protein, with amino-acid sequence MRADRVFAYGATAGLIGDRILGDPRRGHPVAAFGRAAAAVERALWRDDRARGILHTLVCAGGAAAVGALGARAVRSRPAAARIALTAAATWAVVGGTSLGREARAIGGALAAGDAEVARERLPHLCGRDPHSLDEQQMARAVVESVAENTSDAVVGALVWGAVAGVPGLLAFRAVNTLDAMVGHKSPRYLRYGWASARLDDVAGWPGARLTALAAVLAGPDRRGAARAWRADAAKHPSPNAGPVEASFAGALGVRLGGTLAYGGRVEHRAVLNGGEGRPVEVADIERAVRLSRQVTWLTLGACVAARLLVSRTSRRGRA; translated from the coding sequence ATGCGTGCCGATCGCGTTTTCGCGTACGGCGCCACGGCGGGCCTGATCGGCGACCGGATCCTCGGTGATCCGCGCCGAGGGCACCCCGTGGCCGCCTTCGGACGAGCCGCCGCCGCTGTCGAGCGCGCCCTGTGGCGCGACGACCGCGCCCGGGGCATCCTGCACACCTTGGTGTGCGCCGGGGGCGCGGCCGCCGTCGGCGCGCTGGGCGCACGCGCCGTGCGCTCCCGGCCCGCGGCCGCCCGTATCGCCCTGACCGCCGCCGCCACCTGGGCCGTCGTCGGCGGCACCTCGCTCGGCCGGGAGGCCCGCGCCATCGGCGGCGCACTCGCCGCCGGGGACGCCGAGGTGGCCCGCGAGCGGCTGCCGCACCTGTGCGGGCGCGACCCGCACTCCCTGGACGAGCAGCAGATGGCCCGCGCAGTCGTGGAGTCGGTCGCGGAGAACACCTCCGACGCGGTGGTCGGCGCCCTGGTCTGGGGCGCGGTCGCCGGGGTCCCGGGGCTGCTGGCCTTCCGCGCCGTGAACACCCTGGACGCGATGGTCGGCCACAAGTCGCCCCGCTACCTGCGCTACGGCTGGGCCTCCGCCCGGCTCGACGACGTGGCGGGCTGGCCCGGGGCCCGGCTGACCGCGCTGGCGGCCGTCCTCGCGGGCCCGGACCGCCGGGGGGCGGCCCGGGCCTGGCGAGCGGACGCCGCCAAGCACCCGAGCCCGAACGCCGGTCCCGTGGAGGCCTCCTTCGCTGGGGCGCTCGGGGTACGTCTCGGCGGGACCCTCGCGTACGGGGGGCGGGTCGAGCACCGGGCGGTCCTGAACGGCGGGGAGGGGCGGCCGGTGGAGGTCGCGGACATCGAGCGGGCGGTCCGGCTGTCGCGGCAGGTGACCTGGCTGACGCTGGGCGCGTGCGTCGCGGCCCGGCTGCTGGTCTCTCGTACATCACGGAGGGGGCGCGCATGA